One Oncorhynchus keta strain PuntledgeMale-10-30-2019 unplaced genomic scaffold, Oket_V2 Un_contig_14106_pilon_pilon, whole genome shotgun sequence genomic window, TAAAGTAGGCCTAAAATATACAAACCAATATGTTATTTCATTGTAAGGGAGATCATACTGCATTTTGAATGTACCTCAAACTGGATCAGAGTTCGGCGTACCTGCTCTGCCCTAGACACAGTACTTTTCTCCTGATCACTTTTACATGGACTACTATGATGAGATATAGATCAACTAGCCAAATACAGACTCTATTTTACATCAAAAATGACAATATCTGCTTTTAACTTCTTTAACACAAGACCAACATCATTATCGTTAGTGTTTGACTGACTGTAACGTCTTGATAAATTACAGCCTCAGACTTTCACTTTTAAAGAATATTCCAAGATTACCTATATATCTGACTTTACTTGAACATAAACAATTACAATAAACTCGTATTTTCGGTAGTAATCAAACACGTTTCTATATATTTTTCCGAAGTTCATTGTACCTGTAACTCGAACAAGCTCCTGTTTTTTGTTCTCTCCTCTTCCGGGTACCTGCCCGATTGACGCACCTGTCGCCGTGTGAGTCACTATACACTGATTTGCATGGGGCAAGGGTAGGTCGTTTGAATCCTGCTTCATTTCCTCCGAGTAGATCTAAAGGTGTCTCGTGATCATGGACTTGCCGAATGTGAGAGATACTGCCAGTCATTTCCACCATCGCTCTTGGCCATGTCTTTTCAAAGGAAACGTTTATGATGTGACTGGAGGAAATGAAGTCAGAACAATTCATATGTGTGACGCATGTATATAAAACTAGCATTTGTCATAGCTACATTTCTGTTTTCATTGCAGTAAATTATAAATTTATTTTTTTCTATAGTAAACCAGCTGATTTACATCATTCAAAGGAATAGCAATATTGTGTCAGGTTGAGTTGCGGTCATATGATGTGTTGTAGTAACATATTAGTTCCGTATGAGGCGCTGTTACTTTCCCGGCTTCTCATTTTCCGTTTTTCAGCTCTGATGCATTGTTTACGTGGAAGTGAGTTTCGCTCCGTCTTCCGGGTTGTAAGATCCTTCAGGTTGGCATTTCGCTTACAGTGAATCTCAGCTGCGATGGCCGTGGTTCCTGCTCAATCTCTCCGGGTTTCGGATATCCGAGACCCGACGGTTCTGTTCGAGCGGTACAACACCGAGGAGATACGCGGCATCGAGCGGAATGTCCGCGGAGAGATCGAGCACAAGAAGGAGGAACTTCGTCAGATGGTGGGCGAGCGGTACCGCGATTTGATCGACGCCGCCGACACCATCGGAGAGATGCGTCAGTGTTCGGAGAGCGTAGTTACGTCCATCCAGGACATGCACCGCTATTGCCACAAGCTGAAACAGGGGAAAAGCGTTCCCCAAAGCAACAGCAAAGAAGAGGTATGTGGCTCCACTGTGAAGCTAACGAGCGGTGGTGATGGCTAACTAGTTCTGTTGATTTAGATAGCAAACTGTTCTGCAGAATACCATTCCCCGATCCCTTCTGGACGGTTTGTGATGTGCGATTAGACTCCGACAAGTTCCACCCGCTGTGAGATGAGTGGTATATGTCAATGATGGGTGGAATCTGTGTGGGTTTCAATATCTACTACACCCTATATCTCTGTGTGAttttctctctgcctgtccctttatttatttatgtatgtaATGTAGCCTGTCTTAGGCCAGCTCTCCCATGAAGTCCCAGGAGAGGTTCTACACCTTGGCCTCTCAGCTCAATccctgtgattctctctctctatatatatatatatataggctatATTTGTACCAATACAAAATGGTCCAAGGCAAAGTATTATTGTTTTTTAAAAGGACactactttaaaatatatattcttaaaatcttgcaaaatatatatatatatttctcagaGGCAGTCCCAGGAGAGGTTCTACACCATGGCCTCTCAGATCAATCACTGTATATccctgtgattctctctctctctctctctctctctctctctctatctcatctctatctctatctctatctctcaggTCCAGAGGCAGTCCCAGGAGAAGTTCTACACCATGGCCTCTCAATCACTGTGCTCCAGAGGCAGTCCCAGGAGAAGTTCTACACCATGGCCTCTCAAATCAATCACTGtgattctctctcctcttcacacCAGGTCAAGGCAGTCCCACTACACCATGGCCTCTCAAATCAAtcactgtgattctctctctctcttcacaccaGGTCCAGAGGCAGTCCCAGGAGAAGTTCTACACCAGATGGCCAGGAGAAGTTCTACACCATGGCCTCTCAATCAATCACTGTATccctgtgattctctctctctctcacaccaggTCCAGAGGCAGTCCCAGGAGAAGTTCTACACCATGGCCTCTCAAATCAATCACTgtgattatctctctctcttcaggtcCAGAGGCAGTCCCAGGAGAAGTTCTACACCATGGCCTCTCAAATCAAtcactgtgattctctctctctcttcacaccaGGTCCAGAGGCAGTCCCAGGAGAAGTTCTACACCATGGCCTCTCAGATCAATCACTGTGTCAGAGAGGTCCCAGTCCCAGGAGGATGgcctctctgtacctcacaccaggTCCAGAGGCAATGGCCTCTCAAATCAAtcacttattctctctctcttcacaccaGGTCCAGAGGCAGTCCCAGGAGAAGTTCTACCATGGCCTCTCAGATCAAGCTGCTGCTGGAGATCCCAGAGGAGGATCTGGAGTTCCATGGAGGCCTCTCAGTACCTGCAGGCAAAGACACTTATTACTAAGACAGTGGACTGTTAGCATTTCCCATAGGAAGACACGGCATACTTAGCCATCGTTGCTAATACTAGCTGGGCATGGCCAATGATGTATGTAAACCCACATCATAGGGCACTGCTAATGCTAACGAGCTAACTCTTGGTTTAATGGACACTCCTGACCAGCCAACCGATATTTAATTTCAGAATTGGTTAAAATTAGCTTACGGGCAGTTTTAGAGTTTGGGTAGTCGGGCTGTCAATGGGATGCTGGTCAGAAAAGCCCTTATAGCCTCTCCCTGGTTTACCACCCTCTTTGCTGCAGGCCACACGGCTCTACCTGCTCTGCTGCCACCTGCACAGACAGCTCCACCTGGAGGCTGGAGGACCACAGTACAGCCCCGTCCTCGCCCGCTTCCCCATCCTGGTCAGGCAGGTGGCTGCTGCTGGACACTTCAGGTGAATGTCACCGTGATGTAATTTTGGATGAGGGAGACGATTATCAAATCTGGATTTTCTGTGAAATTGAAGAGCCTACCTCAGCAagcaccacattcaatataggagcaccacattcaatatagtagcaccacattcaatataggagcaccaccagtatagGAGCACCACGTTCAATATAGgagcaccacattcaatataggagcaccaccagtatagGAGCACCACGTTCAATATAGgagcaccacattcaatataggagcaccaccagtatagGAGCACCACGTTCAATATAGTagcaccacattcaatataggagcaccaccagtatagGAGCACCACGTTCAATATAGgagcaccacattcaatataggagcaccaccagtatagGAGCACCGCGTTCAATATAGGAGCACCACGTTCAATATAGgagcaccacattcaatataggagcaccacattcaatataggagcaccacattcaatataggagcaccacattcatataggagcaccaccagtataggagcaccacattcaatataggagcaccaccagtataggagcaccacattcaatataggagcaccaccagtataggagcaccacattcaatataggagcaccacgttcaatataggagcaccaccagtataggagcaccacattcaatataggagcaccaccagtataggagcaccacattcaatataggagcaccaatataggagcaccacattcaatataggaGCACCACGTTCAATACAGGAGCACCACGTTCAATATAGgagcaccacattcaatataggagcaccacattcaatataggagcaccacattcaatataggagcaccaccagtataggagcaccacattcagtataggagcaccacattcatataggagcaccaccagtataggagcaccacattcagtataggagcaccacattcaatataggagcaccacattcaatataggagcaccacattcaatataggagcaccacattcagtataggagcaccacattcaatataggagcaccaccagtataggagcaccacattcagtataggagcaccacattcaatataggagcaccacgttcaatataggagcaccacgttcaatataggagcaccacgttcaatataggagcaccacattcaatataggagcaccacattcaatataggagcaccaccagtataggagcaccacattcaatataggagcaccacattcaatataggagcaccacattcaatataggagcaccacattcaatataggagcaccaccaatataggagcaccacattcaatataggagcaccaccagtataggagcaccacattcaatataggagcaccacgttcaatataggagcaccacgttcaatataggagcaccacattcagtataggagcaccacattcaatataggagcaccaccagtataggagcaccacattcaatataggagcaccacattcaatataggaGCACCACGTTCAATACAGGAGCACCACGTTCAatataggagcaccaccagtataggagcaccacattcaatatagggcaccaccagtataggagcaccacattcaatataggagcaccacgttcaatataggagcaccacattcaatataggaGCACCACGTTCAATATAGGAGCACCACGTTCAATATAGGGGCACCACGTTCAATATAGCagcaccacattcaatataggagcaccaccagtataggagcaccacattcaatatatgagcaccacattcaatataggagcaccacattcaatataggagcactctctctcttctacccccctcCCAGGTCCACCATTTTGCTGGACAGTAAGTCAGTCCTGCGTGGTCGGGCGGTGTCTGACCAAGCCATCGCTGAGGCCCTAGTGTCCACCATGCTCCTCGAGGACAGCTCTCCACGTCAGGCTCTGGCTGACTTCCTCCTGGCTAGGAAGGCCTCTATCCAACAGCTACTCAACCAGCCACAGCATGGTACTAGTATATACCACTGTACCACAATACAATACCACACATACTTCctacacaatacacaacatattcctacacaatacacaccacaatacaacatcCTACACAATACAACATcttacacaacacaatacaacacaacatcctacaCAATAAACATCTCATcttacacaatacaacacaacatcatacacaacacaataaacatCTCATcttacacaacacaatacaacacaacatcctacacaatacaatacaacatcctACACAATACAACAtctacacaatacaacacaacacaatacaacacaacatcctacacaacacaataaacatcctacacaacacaatacaacatcctacacaatacaatacaacatcctCATACAATACAACATcctacacaatacaacacaacatcctacacaacacaataaacatCTCATCTTACACAATAcaacatcctacacaacacaacatcatctacacaatacaatacaacatcctacacaatacaatacaacatcctacacaacacaatacaacatcctacacaatacaatacaacatcctacacaacacaacatcctacacaacacaacaacatcctacactacacaacacacatcctacacaacacaacatctacacaacacaacaacatcctacacaatacaacacaacatcctacacaacacaacaaacatctcacaacacaacacaacatcctacacaatacaacacaacatcctacacaatacaatacaacatactacacaatacaacacaacatcctacacaatacaacatcctacacaacacaatacaacatcctacacaacacaacatacaacacaacatcctacaaatacacaacacaacatcctacacaacacaacatatctacacaacacaacatccatacagcacaacacaacatcctacacatggtacaacacaacaccaaacacaatacaacacaacatcctacaCATCACACAATACAACATGCCCTGttatcacaatacacaacacaacatcaatacaacacaacacaacatgccctacacaatacaacataaaatcctacacaatacaacacaacatcctacaCATCACAACATcctacacaatacaacacaacatcctgttatcacaacacaatacaacatcctgttacacaatacacacaatacaacatcctacacaatacaacacaacacaacatcctcacacacaacacaacagtcAACATCCTgttacacaatacaacataaaaTCCTACACAATACATCACaatcctacaacacaacatcctacacaatataacacaacatcctACACAATACAACATCTCATCTTACGTAACACAAGACCATCTCCATTCAGCTTCCAACAGGCCCCCGATCACATGGTGTTAAAccaaacacaatacaacatattacAGCCTTGACACTTCCTCTCCCCTGTTATCACACTTCCACCCCGAGTCAACATGCCCTGTTATCACACTTCCACCCCAAGTCAACATGCCCTGTTATCACACTTCCACCCCAAGTCAACATGCCCTGTTATCACACTTCCACCCCAAGTCAACATGTCCTGTTATCACACTTCCACCCCAAGTCAACATGTCCTGTTATCACACTTCCACCCCAAGTCAACATGCCCTGTTATCACACTTCCACCCCAAGTCAACATGTCCTGTTATCACACTTCCACCCCAAGTCAACATGCCCTGTTATCACACTTCCACCCCAAGTCAACATGTCCTGTTATCACACTTCCACCCCAAGTCAACATGTCCTGTTATCACACTTCCACCCCAAGTCAACATGCcctgttatcacacttcctcccCAAGTCAACATGTCCTGTTATCACACTTCCCCAAGTCAACCCTGTTATCACACTTCCACCCCAAGTCAACATGCcctgttatcacacttcctctcccctgttatcacacttcctctcccctgttatcacacttcctctcccctgttatcacacttcctctcccctgttatcacacttcctctcccctgttatcacacttcctctcCAAGTCAACATGCCCTGTTATCACACTTCCACCCCAAGTCAACATGTCCTGTTATCACACTTCCACCCCAAGTCAACATGCCCTGTTATCACACTTCCACCCAAGTCAACATGCCCTGTTATCACACTTCCACCCCAAGTCAACATGCCCTGTTATCACACTTCCACCCCAAGTCAACATGCCCTGTTATCACACTTCCCCAGAGTCAACATGCCCTGTTATCACACTTCCACCCCGAGTCAACATGTcctgttatcacacttcctctcccCTGTTATCACACTTCCACCCCAAGTCAACATGCcctgttatcacacttcctcAAGTCAACATGTCCTGTTATCACACTTCCCCCAAGTCAACATGCcctgttatcacacttcctctcAACCCCTGTTATCACACTTCCACCCCAAGTCAACcctgttatcacacttcctctcccTGTTATCACACTTCCACCCCAAGTCAACATGCcctgttatcacacttcctctcAACCCTGTTATCACACTTCCACCCCAAGTCAACATGCcctgttatcacacttcctctcccTGTTATCCACTTCCACCCCAAGTCAACATGTCCTGTTATCACACTTCCACCCCAAGTCAACATGTCCTGTTATCACACTTTCTCCAAGTCAACATGCcctgttatcacacttcctcccAAGTCATCATGTcctgttatcacacttcctcccAAGTCAACATGCcctgttatcacacttcctctccaagtcaacatgtcctgttatcacacttcctctccaagtcaacatgtcctgttatcacacttccaccccaagtcaacatgtcctgttatcacacttcctcccCAAGTCCATGTcctgttatcacacttcctccccgagtcaacatgtcctgttatcacacttccaccccaagtcaacatgtcctgttatcacacttcctccccgagtcaacatgtcctgttatcacacttcctcccCGAGTCAACATGCcctgttatcacacttcctccccaagtcaacatgtcctgttatcacacttcctccccgagtcaacatgtcctgttatcacacttcctctcCAAGTCAACATGCCCTGTTATCACACTTCCCTCCGAGTCAACATGCCCTGTTATCACACTTCCCTCCCCCGAGTCAACATGTCCTGTTATCACACTTCCCTCCAAGTCAACATGTCCTGTTATCACACTTCCACCCCAAGTCAACATTCCTGTTATCACACATCCTCTCCAAGTCAACATGTCCTGTTATCACACTTCCACCCCAAGTCAACATGTCCTGTTATCACACTTCCACCCCAAGTCAACATGTcctgttatcacacttcctctcccctgttatcacacttcctctcCAAGTTAACATGTCCTGTTATCACACTTTGTCTCCAAGTCAACATGTcctgttatcacacttcctctcccctgttatcacacttcctctcCAAGTCAACATGTCCTGTTATCACACTTCCATCATTCTTGGATTGTTTGGGGAAAACCATTTCACTTCCTCATCTCTGTTCAGTGGACCGGTGTGGTGTTTTGATGTGTGGTTCAGGTTGACagtcatgtctgtgtgtgtcccaggtGCTGGTATTAAGGCCCAGGTGTGTAGCCTGGTAGAGCTGCTGGTGACCACTCTGTACCAGGCCTACGCTGTCTTCTACGTAGCCCCAGAAGGGAGTCCCCGGCTGGGGGACGGAGGGCTGAGCTTCGGCCTCCTCTTCACCACTCTGGAGAACGTCACCTCCACCACACCTACAGGTACATTACCTATAATACCTTGCAAGAAATGGTTGAAGAAGAAAAagtactttatttatttaacctttatttaaccttttatttaactaggcaagtcagttaagatcaaattattatttacaatgacggcctaacctaCTTTCATCCCATTTTAGGCCCAAACTGATCTGGAGACCCTAACTTTGATAAGATTATATAAGCGTTAGATTATAGATATTAGATTATATAAACTTTAGATTATAGATATTAGATTATATAAGcgttagattatatatatatattagattatataagcgttagattatatatatattagattatataAGCGTTAGATtatatatattagattatataAGCGTTAGATTATATAtgttagattatatatatatattagattatgTAAGCGTTAGATtatatatattagattatataAGCGTTAGATTATAGATATTAGATTATATAAGCGTTAGATTATATAAACATTAGATTTAGATTATAGATTATATAAGcgttagattatatatatattagattatatatattagattatataAGCGTTAGATTATATAGCGTTAGATtatatatattagattatataAGCGTTAGATTATAGATATTAGATTATATATAGCGTTAGATTATATATGTTAGATTATATATGTTAGATtatatatattagattatataTGTTAGATTATATATTagattatatagattatatatattagattatataTTAGATTATATAAGCGTTAGATtatatatattagattatataagcgttagattatatatatattagattatattag contains:
- the LOC127918403 gene encoding uncharacterized protein LOC127918403 isoform X2; translation: MLVLYTCVTHMNCSDFISSSHIINVSFEKTWPRAMVEMTGSISHIRQVHDHETPLDLLGGNEAGFKRPTLAPCKSVYSDSHGDRCVNRAGTRKRREQKTGACSSYSPAVAMDQRSLQEEFKDQFTDVVSRLQSKQLFQSDWDIASFAVFFIFIGMVLLLVVLVLIRCCCCCCCDEQPRRHKVGHENFGMET
- the LOC127918403 gene encoding uncharacterized protein LOC127918403 isoform X1, with the protein product MLVLYTCVTHMNCSDFISSSHIINVSFEKTWPRAMVEMTGSISHIRQVHDHETPLDLLGGNEAGFKRPTLAPCKSVYSDSHGDRCVNRAGTRKRREQKTGACSSYRVLTFTETNSSPAVAMDQRSLQEEFKDQFTDVVSRLQSKQLFQSDWDIASFAVFFIFIGMVLLLVVLVLIRCCCCCCCDEQPRRHKVGHENFGMET
- the LOC127918405 gene encoding conserved oligomeric Golgi complex subunit 1-like — encoded protein: MAVVPAQSLRVSDIRDPTVLFERYNTEEIRGIERNVRGEIEHKKEELRQMVGERYRDLIDAADTIGEMRQCSESVVTSIQDMHRYCHKLKQGKSVPQSNSKEEVQRQSQEKFYTMASQSLCSRGSPRRSSTPWPLKSITVQRQSQEKFYTMASQINHCVREVPVPGGWPLCTSHQVQRSRGSPRRSSTMASQIKLLLEIPEEDLEFHGGLSATRLYLLCCHLHRQLHLEAGGPQYSPVLARFPILVRQVAAAGHFRSTILLDSKSVLRGRAVSDQAIAEALVSTMLLEDSSPRQALADFLLARKASIQQLLNQPQHGAGIKAQVCSLVELLVTTLYQAYAVFYVAPEGSPRLGDGGLSFGLLFTTLENVTSTTPTGKGRRVLQEEMSTGSWFKYLPSSIAEFQPALRTLAQPIQREQLRDTLQQWINT